The following proteins come from a genomic window of Gimesia chilikensis:
- a CDS encoding tetratricopeptide repeat protein produces the protein MVHSFKIIIPLATALLLGLNNVGHAQFGPSAPSAPSGPSGGGFSRPSAPSPGGRSYRPSSPRPSYGNRPGTPSPRVNRPGTPNPGGNRSGYNSRTVTRPGNPANPNMGRPNYSGQNPAVSTNRSANQISHYKNPLFRNTNPAPPRVEFGKTPATRVYAGISPAPTGQWQNAQQLLQKGNTSQAQAIIDSQLQQNPSLSNLMSAVSTLEQGNAPFSVLQPYRRRAQNLARAETLKNVNNPTPWIALAKFSLEDKNNTEFRSVVSSMGQKFPNDKHTYYFQGIADLKDENWKAAEQQFLKAKEMGVPEASIAKWLKMAIDQQRWIWEYAWFTLYVVLAWLVGLAFLYVAGKFMSSRIVRILQKENIIQALEGHQSLRSAYRLLVQIASVYYYISLPLLVVVSLAVPLTLGYALLNVPYLNLWLVALVFILSLGSIWTACSGIWTCFVGINREIPGKIISKEEQPGLWALVEEVAEKVGTRPVDQIRLLQSTTIAVSEQGNVLKRFRDKGTRILYLGVGVLDGLSVDAFSCILAHEYGHFLNRDTAGGATAMRVDIAMQRFAQSVASRRQIRWWHIAFQFLRFYYRVFSRITFGASRLQEILADRVAVKAYGAASFEKGLRHVVRRSVEYDYWMNRGVSEVLQAQQASKCFGPVNARPSLKALDQIEYMLVQIINRPTDESDTHPSDIDRFTYTRKMEQGNADSRQGMVWQLFKNKSKIYDELSTGLLTLLNEEASYSDGLNKMNIAYLNGQCARNSKAAELYEERAHLHLICGAHQAALNDYKTAIECAPEKESAFYGKAVVYKAMKDYHKAAQVLKVAMEQFPDSVSFGTYFLLGECYQNAEEYAAAEQAFTEAIKQDETVFCAWMTRGRVRAELNQYAEAIQDFTQALELFPDSPDALFDRAMASLKLNELDSARTDLEQSIAKNASYPDAHRELARLLLDTADESEPALAKQALQHARIANASPVMQEESLSVLATALISVRNYPAAERTIKKLLPLLTDDSKSDWSEELSRIQTLTGREESLNRQAVTSADELN, from the coding sequence GTGGTTCATTCGTTCAAGATCATCATCCCGCTAGCAACAGCTCTCTTGCTGGGACTGAATAATGTGGGCCATGCTCAGTTTGGCCCGTCTGCTCCATCTGCTCCGTCAGGCCCTTCCGGGGGCGGGTTCTCGCGACCTTCTGCACCGAGTCCGGGAGGCAGAAGTTATCGCCCCTCTTCTCCCAGACCGAGTTACGGTAATCGTCCCGGCACTCCCAGTCCGCGGGTCAATCGACCGGGCACTCCCAATCCGGGAGGCAATCGTTCAGGCTATAATTCCAGGACCGTGACGCGCCCGGGAAATCCAGCAAATCCGAACATGGGGCGGCCCAACTACTCTGGGCAAAACCCCGCCGTTTCAACGAATCGCTCTGCAAATCAAATTTCGCATTATAAAAACCCGCTCTTTCGAAATACGAATCCTGCTCCTCCCAGAGTCGAATTTGGCAAGACTCCCGCCACGCGCGTCTATGCGGGGATCTCTCCCGCCCCGACAGGCCAATGGCAGAATGCACAACAACTGCTCCAGAAAGGAAATACCAGTCAGGCGCAGGCCATTATAGATTCCCAATTACAGCAGAACCCCTCGCTGTCAAATTTGATGTCTGCCGTTTCCACGTTAGAGCAGGGGAATGCGCCCTTCAGTGTGCTGCAACCCTACCGGAGACGTGCCCAGAATCTGGCACGCGCTGAAACGTTGAAAAACGTGAATAATCCGACTCCCTGGATTGCGCTTGCCAAATTTTCGTTAGAAGACAAGAACAATACCGAATTTCGCAGTGTGGTCTCCTCGATGGGACAGAAGTTTCCCAACGATAAACACACTTACTATTTTCAGGGAATTGCTGACCTCAAGGATGAAAACTGGAAAGCCGCTGAGCAGCAGTTCCTGAAAGCCAAAGAAATGGGAGTTCCTGAAGCGAGCATTGCGAAGTGGCTGAAAATGGCAATTGATCAGCAACGCTGGATCTGGGAATACGCCTGGTTCACATTATACGTGGTCCTCGCCTGGCTCGTTGGTTTAGCCTTCTTGTACGTAGCAGGCAAATTCATGTCATCCAGAATCGTACGCATTCTGCAAAAGGAAAACATAATCCAGGCGCTGGAAGGGCATCAAAGTTTACGTTCCGCCTATCGGCTGTTAGTGCAAATCGCCAGCGTCTATTACTATATTTCCTTACCACTGCTGGTCGTCGTTTCCCTCGCCGTCCCTCTCACCCTGGGTTATGCCCTGCTCAATGTCCCTTACTTGAACCTGTGGCTGGTGGCCCTCGTCTTTATCCTGAGTCTGGGATCGATCTGGACTGCCTGCAGCGGGATCTGGACCTGCTTTGTCGGCATCAATCGGGAAATCCCGGGCAAAATCATTTCGAAAGAAGAGCAGCCCGGTCTCTGGGCGCTGGTCGAAGAAGTCGCCGAGAAAGTTGGCACCCGGCCCGTCGATCAGATTCGTCTCCTGCAGTCAACGACCATCGCAGTTTCAGAGCAGGGGAATGTCCTGAAACGATTCAGAGACAAGGGCACCCGGATTCTCTATTTAGGAGTGGGCGTTCTCGACGGTCTCTCAGTCGATGCCTTTTCCTGCATTCTGGCTCATGAATATGGGCACTTCCTCAACCGGGATACAGCAGGCGGCGCAACAGCGATGCGCGTTGATATTGCGATGCAACGCTTTGCTCAATCCGTGGCCAGTCGACGCCAGATTCGCTGGTGGCACATCGCCTTTCAATTTTTGAGATTTTACTACCGCGTCTTTTCCCGAATCACCTTCGGTGCCAGCAGACTGCAGGAGATACTGGCCGATCGGGTGGCCGTCAAAGCCTATGGAGCCGCCTCATTTGAAAAAGGTTTACGCCATGTCGTCCGTCGCTCAGTCGAATATGACTACTGGATGAATCGCGGTGTCTCCGAAGTACTTCAGGCACAACAGGCATCGAAATGTTTCGGGCCGGTGAATGCACGCCCGTCTTTAAAGGCCCTGGATCAGATCGAGTATATGCTGGTTCAAATCATCAACCGACCCACTGACGAATCAGACACCCATCCCAGCGACATTGACCGGTTTACTTATACTAGAAAAATGGAACAGGGAAATGCTGATTCCAGGCAGGGCATGGTCTGGCAGCTCTTTAAAAACAAAAGCAAAATCTACGATGAATTGTCAACGGGGCTGCTTACGTTGCTGAATGAGGAGGCCTCTTATTCTGATGGGCTGAATAAAATGAACATCGCCTATCTGAACGGCCAGTGTGCGAGGAATTCCAAAGCCGCTGAACTGTATGAGGAACGCGCTCATCTGCATCTGATTTGTGGAGCCCACCAGGCGGCACTGAATGATTACAAAACCGCAATCGAATGTGCCCCCGAAAAAGAGTCCGCCTTTTACGGCAAAGCAGTCGTCTATAAAGCGATGAAAGACTATCACAAGGCAGCGCAGGTCTTGAAAGTCGCGATGGAACAATTCCCCGACTCGGTCAGTTTTGGAACGTACTTCTTATTAGGCGAGTGTTATCAAAACGCTGAAGAATATGCAGCAGCGGAACAGGCCTTTACAGAAGCCATCAAGCAGGATGAAACCGTGTTTTGTGCCTGGATGACACGCGGCCGTGTGCGGGCAGAGTTAAATCAATATGCGGAAGCGATTCAGGACTTCACCCAGGCACTCGAACTGTTTCCCGATTCTCCCGACGCCTTATTTGATCGGGCCATGGCCTCTCTCAAATTGAATGAGCTGGACTCCGCCAGAACAGATCTCGAACAATCCATCGCTAAAAATGCATCTTATCCGGATGCCCACCGCGAACTGGCGCGTTTACTGCTCGATACAGCCGATGAATCAGAACCCGCTTTGGCCAAACAGGCATTGCAGCACGCACGAATTGCCAACGCGTCTCCCGTCATGCAGGAAGAATCGCTTTCCGTCCTGGCGACCGCCTTGATCAGTGTCAGAAATTATCCAGCGGCTGAGAGAACCATCAAAAAATTGCTTCCCCTGCTGACCGATGATTCGAAATCAGATTGGAGTGAAGAGCTGTCCCGTATCCAGACACTCACCGGCCGAGAGGAATCTCTCAATCGGCAAGCAGTCACCAGCGCTGATGAACTCAATTGA
- a CDS encoding sulfatase-like hydrolase/transferase, whose product MGNRRVFSAVIGAVFCLFVSGVSLAAKADSSEKPNIILVMADDQGWGDTGYNGHPFVKTPELDAMAKEGFVFDRFYAGAPVCSPTRASVMTGRNPNRAKVTNHGRYMRPHEQTIAETLKAAGYVTGIFGKVHLGSGQPDSPCNPSGMGFDEWVIGLNFFDNDPYLSRMGKIEHRKGKGSVILMDDTLEFLKKHKDGKQPIFTVVWFPSPHSPHAEVPDGPSLYKGKPQAGYYREITLLDQQVGRLRRALREMDMAENTIVWYCSDNGGLNKATSGGREKKGSIYEGGLRVPGIIEWPAKKLKGRTAVPVATFDIYPTLLAMAGVELYAPHPLDGMDVSGIIAGSVTERKKPMGFWHHLQGGQGTRSDQIQKAIMEKQQAGAPLPHDPVRMRKDVDEFPQFPEETTTGHAAWTDWPWKLHRIKGTRFELYNLSDDPMEQTDLSKDPEQAERVKQMKQELNAWMRSVIRSINGKDYQEQD is encoded by the coding sequence ATGGGGAATCGACGTGTTTTTTCAGCAGTCATCGGAGCCGTTTTTTGCCTGTTCGTGTCAGGAGTCTCCCTGGCGGCGAAGGCGGATAGTTCCGAAAAACCGAACATCATTCTGGTGATGGCTGATGATCAGGGCTGGGGCGATACCGGCTATAATGGCCACCCGTTTGTCAAGACGCCTGAACTCGATGCCATGGCGAAAGAGGGATTCGTGTTTGACCGCTTCTATGCTGGCGCGCCGGTCTGTTCACCGACCCGGGCCAGCGTGATGACCGGGCGGAATCCGAATCGGGCCAAAGTCACCAACCATGGTCGCTACATGCGTCCGCACGAGCAGACCATTGCCGAAACGTTGAAAGCGGCTGGATACGTCACCGGTATTTTCGGCAAAGTGCACCTGGGTTCGGGACAGCCCGACTCGCCCTGCAATCCGAGTGGCATGGGATTCGATGAATGGGTGATTGGTCTTAACTTTTTCGACAACGATCCCTACCTGAGCCGGATGGGAAAGATTGAACATCGCAAGGGGAAGGGTTCGGTCATCCTGATGGATGATACGCTCGAATTCCTCAAAAAACACAAGGATGGTAAACAGCCGATCTTCACGGTCGTCTGGTTCCCTTCTCCGCACTCCCCTCACGCGGAAGTGCCGGATGGCCCCAGCCTTTACAAAGGCAAACCGCAGGCGGGGTACTACCGCGAGATTACGCTGCTGGATCAGCAGGTCGGCCGTCTGCGACGCGCGCTGCGGGAGATGGACATGGCGGAGAATACCATCGTCTGGTACTGCAGCGATAACGGCGGGCTGAACAAAGCGACTTCCGGGGGCCGTGAGAAAAAGGGGAGCATCTACGAAGGGGGACTGCGGGTACCGGGGATCATCGAGTGGCCCGCTAAGAAACTCAAGGGGCGGACTGCGGTCCCTGTGGCGACCTTTGATATCTACCCAACCCTGCTGGCGATGGCCGGCGTAGAGTTGTATGCCCCACATCCGCTGGATGGTATGGATGTGAGCGGCATCATTGCGGGTTCGGTGACCGAACGGAAGAAGCCGATGGGGTTCTGGCACCATTTACAGGGCGGGCAAGGGACGCGGAGCGACCAGATTCAGAAAGCGATCATGGAGAAGCAGCAGGCCGGTGCCCCCTTACCCCATGATCCGGTCCGCATGCGGAAAGACGTGGACGAATTCCCCCAGTTTCCCGAAGAGACCACGACCGGGCACGCTGCCTGGACGGACTGGCCCTGGAAACTGCATCGGATCAAAGGGACGAGATTCGAACTCTACAATCTGAGCGATGACCCAATGGAGCAGACCGATCTTTCCAAAGATCCAGAACAGGCCGAACGGGTGAAGCAGATGAAACAGGAGCTGAATGCCTGGATGCGGTCTGTGATTCGCAGCATTAATGGGAAGGATTATCAGGAACAGGATTAA
- a CDS encoding protein kinase domain-containing protein — protein MKSQFFDHRGRHVVIDNEIGRGGEGAVYELAGSPRHVAKIYHNPVDLEKENKLALMLELGDDSLQKIAAWPLATLHDRVGGPTRGLILPRIDNPTEIHELYSPARRKFNFPTSDWRFLVRTARNCAAVFDSFHSKNIVIGDVNQGNILVSKNATVNLIDCDSFQISGNETTYKCQVGVAHFTPPELDSYELLRTSNHDNFGLAVMIFHLLFMGRHPFSGRFSGAGDMPLEKAIKENRFAYGSRAARYEMSPPPNSLTLDDVPAELAKLFEMAFAAPGRGLQRPTAEQWGTVLQKLETEITKCSRDAGHFHLGGHTCPWCRIISQGGPNFFISVSIKATEARSVKFDLKKVWFEISLVKAPENAEFKLAPPRTGSLTPRPVPEEVRSMKGLHNTIALIGLGAAVLSLLGILIPRLALFSIPILLVFSVWWTILWMQSPRRKLIRSQKRKLADCKGKLKLVVRDISQVGHEQRKIFQEKLEQLRQAKAQYENLNSACEREYHQLQSHARDRQLDEYLEHCFLSQAKIPGIGPSLLMTLESYGIETAGDITYDRVMAVPGIGPVKTSELLGWRAFTESQFRFDVKKGAPDSIVQALNLKYLQKRIQLQMFLEAGPNDLRQICRETEEEMNQLRSQLGKFELAVAQAQIDLDSLIDA, from the coding sequence ATGAAGAGCCAGTTCTTTGATCATCGGGGACGACATGTCGTCATTGATAATGAAATTGGCAGAGGTGGGGAAGGGGCCGTATACGAACTTGCCGGCAGCCCCAGGCATGTTGCCAAAATCTATCACAATCCAGTCGATCTTGAAAAAGAGAATAAACTGGCGTTGATGCTCGAACTGGGTGACGATTCTTTACAGAAGATCGCCGCCTGGCCGCTTGCCACCCTGCATGATCGAGTAGGAGGGCCGACCCGGGGCCTGATTTTACCCCGCATTGATAACCCGACTGAAATTCACGAGCTCTATAGTCCTGCACGCCGTAAATTTAATTTTCCAACATCAGACTGGCGGTTTCTGGTCAGGACAGCCCGCAACTGTGCTGCTGTCTTTGATTCGTTTCATTCGAAAAATATCGTGATTGGTGACGTCAACCAGGGGAATATCCTGGTCTCAAAAAACGCCACTGTGAACCTGATTGATTGCGATTCATTTCAGATCAGCGGTAATGAGACCACCTATAAATGCCAGGTGGGTGTCGCACATTTCACTCCCCCGGAGCTCGACTCATACGAGCTGTTGAGAACGAGCAATCATGACAATTTCGGTCTGGCAGTCATGATCTTTCATCTGTTATTCATGGGAAGACATCCGTTTTCTGGCAGATTCAGCGGTGCAGGTGACATGCCGTTGGAAAAAGCGATCAAAGAAAATCGATTTGCCTATGGCAGCCGTGCTGCCCGCTACGAGATGTCACCACCACCCAATTCGTTGACTCTCGACGATGTCCCTGCTGAGCTCGCAAAGCTGTTCGAAATGGCATTCGCCGCACCCGGAAGGGGATTGCAGCGGCCAACGGCAGAACAGTGGGGAACGGTTCTCCAGAAACTGGAAACGGAAATTACCAAATGCAGTCGTGATGCAGGGCATTTTCATCTGGGTGGGCATACTTGTCCCTGGTGTCGGATTATCAGTCAGGGAGGCCCTAACTTTTTCATCTCCGTTTCCATCAAAGCCACAGAAGCACGTAGCGTAAAATTTGATCTGAAAAAAGTGTGGTTTGAAATCAGCCTGGTGAAAGCTCCAGAAAATGCTGAATTCAAACTGGCCCCACCACGCACCGGTTCCCTGACGCCACGTCCCGTTCCCGAGGAAGTCCGGTCGATGAAAGGTCTGCATAATACCATCGCCTTAATCGGGCTCGGCGCCGCGGTATTGTCGCTTCTGGGAATTCTGATACCCCGTCTCGCGTTGTTTTCAATTCCCATCCTCCTGGTATTTTCTGTCTGGTGGACCATTCTCTGGATGCAGAGCCCGCGACGAAAGCTGATTCGCAGCCAAAAACGGAAGCTGGCTGACTGTAAAGGAAAACTGAAACTGGTAGTGCGGGATATTTCGCAGGTGGGCCATGAGCAGCGCAAGATCTTTCAAGAGAAACTGGAGCAACTCAGGCAGGCCAAAGCACAATATGAAAATCTTAATTCTGCCTGCGAACGCGAATATCATCAGCTTCAATCTCATGCCAGAGACAGGCAACTGGACGAATACCTCGAGCATTGCTTTCTCAGTCAGGCGAAGATTCCCGGGATCGGTCCTTCCCTGTTAATGACACTTGAGTCCTATGGAATTGAGACTGCCGGGGATATCACCTACGACCGGGTGATGGCTGTCCCGGGAATTGGACCTGTAAAGACCAGTGAATTACTCGGCTGGCGCGCGTTTACAGAGTCGCAGTTTCGATTCGATGTAAAAAAGGGAGCCCCCGATTCCATTGTGCAGGCGTTGAATCTCAAATATCTGCAGAAACGGATTCAATTACAGATGTTTTTGGAAGCCGGACCCAATGATCTCAGACAGATCTGCAGAGAGACGGAAGAGGAAATGAACCAGTTGCGCAGTCAGTTAGGTAAATTCGAATTGGCCGTCGCGCAGGCACAAATCGATTTGGACTCGCTGATCGATGCGTAA